A stretch of Eubalaena glacialis isolate mEubGla1 chromosome 10, mEubGla1.1.hap2.+ XY, whole genome shotgun sequence DNA encodes these proteins:
- the RIC3 gene encoding protein RIC-3 isoform X4, with protein MVRGVFTTNWPDCLLFLSRAQAVTSDQEKRLLHQLREITRVMKEGKFIDRPTPEKEAEEAPYMEDWEGYPEETYPIYDLSDCIKRRQETILVDYPDPKEPSAEEIAERMGVIEEGSGRLGWEIPTDPRAQEDNSVTSCDPEAETRSCCFHEEEDPAVLAENAGFGADSYREQEETTEEMWPRDLRDEGPGVSADKADPGGMLRKRDPHRLEYSQPVW; from the exons GAGTATTTACCACTAACTGGCCGGATTGTCTGCTGTTTCTAAGCAGAGCACAGGCCGTGACTTCTGACCAAGAAAAACGATTGCTGCATCAGCTCCGAGAAATCACCAGGGtcatgaaagaaggaaaattcaTTGACAGACCCACTCCAGAGAAAGAAGCTGAGGAGGCCCCTTACATGGAGGACTGGGAAG GTTACCCTGAAGAGACTTATCCAATTTATGACCTTTCAGATTGCATCAAGCGTAGGCAAGAAACAATCCTGGTGGATTACCCTGACCCAAAAGAGCCCTCTGCCGAGGAAATAGCTGAAAGAATGGGAGTGATAGAAGAAGGATCAGGCCGTTTGGGGTGGGAAATACCTACTGACCCCAGAGCTCAGGAAGATAATTCTGTTACCTCATGTGACCCAGAGGCAGAAACACGTTCCTGCTGTTTTCATGAAGAAGAGGATCCCGCTGTCTTGGCAGAGAATGCTGGATTTGGTGCAGATAGTTACCGTGAGCAAGAGGAGACCACCGAAGAAATGTGGCCCCGTGACTTGAGAGATGAAGGGCCAGGCGTCAGTGCTGATAAAGCAGATCCAGGGGGCATGCTGAGGAAGCGGGACCCCCACCGTTTAGAGTACAGCCAGCCAGTTTGGTGA